Genomic segment of Verrucomicrobium sp.:
AAGGGGCGGGCCATGGGCCCTTTAGCCTAGGCGATCCGGGGGGCGTCTCCCCAGAGCTTTTCCAGGCTGTAAAAGCCGCGGGTATTGGCGTGGAAGACGTGGACCATGACGTCGCCGTAGTCGACGACGACCCAGTGGCTGCGGGGGAAGCCGTCGACGGCGTTGGGGCGCAGGCCGTAGTCGTTCTTCAGCATCAGTTCCAGGCCGTTGCCGATGGCTTTGAGCTGGGGCTCCGACTCGGCGGAGCAGATGAGGAAGAAGTCGGCGACGCTGGAGACCTTGCGCAGGTCCAGGAGGACGGGGTCGAGGGCTTTTTTTTCCTCGGCGAAAGTGCGGCAGAGCTTGGCCAGTTTGAGGCCGGAAGGGGTGGCAGGCATTTTGAGTCCTAACGATAGAGCCTGCGGCGGGCAATGTGGGCGGCGACGGCGGGCGGCACCAAGTGGTTGATGGGCAAATCTTTCTTCACGCGGGCGCGAATCTCTGTGGCCGATATATCGACCGCGCGGGGGCGAGGCAAGGAGATAACGCCGCGCCGCTTCCGCCGCAGCGGGTGCCCGGGCCGGGAGAAGACGAGGAAGGTGACCAGGCGGCGCAGCTCCTTGGCGCGATGCCAGGCATCCAGGAGGGGGAGCTGGTCGGCCCCGATGAGGAGGAAAAGCTCGGCGCGCGGCAGGGCGTCGC
This window contains:
- the rsfS gene encoding ribosome silencing factor is translated as MPATPSGLKLAKLCRTFAEEKKALDPVLLDLRKVSSVADFFLICSAESEPQLKAIGNGLELMLKNDYGLRPNAVDGFPRSHWVVVDYGDVMVHVFHANTRGFYSLEKLWGDAPRIA
- the nadD gene encoding nicotinate-nucleotide adenylyltransferase, with translation MSVRRFRLGLYGGSFDPVHQGHLIQAQDALEQASLDAVVWIPCAQSPHKKSATEATAAQRLTLLEKALEDHPHFWISRAEIDRKGPSYTIDTVELFRDALPRAELFLLIGADQLPLLDAWHRAKELRRLVTFLVFSRPGHPLRRKRRGVISLPRPRAVDISATEIRARVKKDLPINHLVPPAVAAHIARRRLYR